A genomic region of Miscanthus floridulus cultivar M001 chromosome 3, ASM1932011v1, whole genome shotgun sequence contains the following coding sequences:
- the LOC136546544 gene encoding protein OXIDATIVE STRESS 3 LIKE 5-like produces the protein MSTAVAEVRPPYGFPGSGKGSGGGHGKEADVAAVGKRRSDGFFIEEEAEEEVLTDTSSIGAPSPSGSSIGENSSSEAGGDDGEEEVESKLKEGDALGCLDALEDSLPIKKGLSSFYSGKSKSFTSLAEATSTVAAAKELLAKPENPFNKRRRILANWSRRASCSSLATATYLPPLLGPDHAVAEGDEGEEDDSDDDVEYSQLPHRGKNVRDAPALPLPPTRLGGVGMQRRNGLGSFRSPRSFSLSDLHNSSSTDGSD, from the exons ATGTcgacggcggtggcggaggtgcGGCCGCCCTACGGGTTCCCCGGATCCGGCAAGGGGAGCGGCGGCGGGCACGGGAAGGAGGCGGACGTGGCGGCGGTCGGGAAGAGGAGGAGCGACGGCTTCTTCatagaggaggaggcggaggaagAGGTGCTGACCGATACCTCGTCGATCGGCGCGCCGTCACCGTCGGGCTCGTCGATCGGTGAGAACTCCTCGTCGGAGGCCGGCGGGGACGACGGGGAGGAGGAGGTCGAGAGCAAGCTCAAGGAGGGCGATGCGCTCGGTTGCTTGGATGCGCTCGAGGACTCGTTGCCCATCAA GAAGGGCCTCTCGAGCTTCTACTCCGGCAAGTCCAAGTCGTTCACCAGCCTCGCCGAGGCCAcgtcgacggtggcggcggccaAGGAACTGCTGGCCAAGCCGGAGAACCCCTTCAACAAGCGCCGCCGCATCCTGGCCAACTGGTCCAGGCGAGCCTCCTGCAGCTCGCTGGCCACGGCCACCTACCTGCCTCCGCTGCTGGGCCCCGACCACGCCGTCGCCGAGGGGGACGAGGGCGAGGAGGACGACTCTGACGACGACGTGGAATACAGCCAGCTGCCGCACCGCGGCAAGAACGTGAGGGACGCGCCGGCATTGCCACTGCCTCCCACTAGGCTCGGCGGTGTTGGCATGCAGAGGAGGAATGGCCTTGGGAGCTTCAGATCTCCTAGGTCCTTCTCACTGTCTGATCTCCACAATAGCAGCAGCACTGATGGTAGTGATTAG